Proteins encoded together in one Micromonospora kangleipakensis window:
- a CDS encoding MDR family MFS transporter has protein sequence MTQATAPSRATAVEMTHPQILEALSGLLLGMFVAILSSTVVSNALPRIITELHGGQSAYTWVVTSTLLATTATTPIWGKLADLTSKKILVQLALTVFVLGSVLAGLSQSTGQLIACRVLQGVGAGGLTALAQVIMATMIAPRERGRYSGYLGAVMAVGTIGGPLIGGVIVDTDWLGWRWCFYVGVPFAVLALIVLQKTLHLPVVRRETKIDWWGATLITAAVSLLLIWVTLAGDKYDWLSWQSAVMVAGALLLGVLAVRVENRASEPMIPPRLFRNRTITLAVVASIAVGVGMFGASVFLGQYFQISRGESPTMSGLMTLPMILGLLVSSTVVGRIITNTGRWKRYLVAGSALLTAGFALMGTLRYDTPYWQLSVYMALIGIGLGMTMQNLVLAVQNTVGPHELGAASSVVAFFRSLGGAIGVSALGAILGHKVKDYIADGLAGLGIPAGGSGSGGTLPNVHTLPAPIRTVVESAYGHGAGDIFLAAAPFGLIALIAVCFIREVPLRRHNDDPLTAEVERESTVAAGGGAAVVRTGIRD, from the coding sequence ATGACCCAGGCGACAGCGCCCAGCCGGGCGACCGCCGTCGAGATGACCCACCCGCAGATCCTGGAGGCCCTCTCCGGCCTGCTGCTGGGCATGTTCGTCGCGATCCTCTCCTCCACGGTCGTCTCGAACGCGCTGCCGCGGATCATCACCGAGCTGCACGGCGGTCAGTCCGCGTACACCTGGGTGGTCACGTCGACGCTGCTGGCGACCACCGCGACCACCCCGATCTGGGGCAAGCTCGCCGACCTGACCAGCAAGAAGATCCTGGTCCAGCTCGCCCTGACGGTCTTCGTGCTGGGCTCGGTGCTGGCCGGCCTCTCCCAGTCCACCGGGCAGCTCATCGCCTGCCGGGTCCTCCAGGGCGTCGGCGCCGGCGGTCTCACCGCGCTCGCTCAGGTGATCATGGCAACGATGATCGCGCCGCGGGAGCGGGGCCGCTACAGCGGCTACCTCGGCGCGGTGATGGCCGTCGGCACCATCGGCGGCCCGCTGATCGGCGGCGTGATCGTCGACACCGACTGGCTCGGCTGGCGCTGGTGCTTCTACGTCGGCGTGCCGTTCGCCGTCCTCGCCCTGATCGTGCTCCAGAAGACCCTGCACCTGCCGGTGGTCAGGCGCGAAACGAAGATCGACTGGTGGGGCGCCACGCTGATCACGGCGGCCGTCTCGCTGCTGCTCATCTGGGTCACCCTCGCCGGCGACAAGTACGACTGGCTCTCCTGGCAGAGCGCCGTCATGGTGGCCGGCGCGCTGCTGCTCGGCGTGCTCGCCGTCCGGGTGGAGAACCGGGCCAGCGAGCCGATGATCCCGCCGCGGCTGTTCCGCAACCGCACCATCACCCTCGCCGTGGTCGCCAGCATCGCGGTCGGCGTCGGCATGTTCGGCGCGTCGGTCTTCCTCGGCCAGTACTTCCAGATCAGCCGCGGCGAGAGCCCGACCATGTCCGGCCTGATGACCCTGCCGATGATCCTCGGCCTGCTGGTCTCCTCCACGGTCGTCGGCCGGATCATCACCAACACCGGCCGCTGGAAGCGGTACCTGGTCGCCGGCTCGGCCCTGCTGACCGCCGGCTTCGCGCTGATGGGCACCCTCCGCTACGACACCCCGTACTGGCAGCTCAGCGTCTACATGGCGCTGATCGGCATCGGGCTCGGCATGACCATGCAGAACCTCGTCCTCGCCGTGCAGAACACCGTCGGCCCGCACGAGCTCGGCGCGGCCAGCTCGGTGGTCGCCTTCTTCCGCAGCCTCGGCGGCGCGATCGGCGTCAGCGCGCTCGGCGCGATCCTCGGTCACAAGGTCAAGGACTACATCGCCGACGGGCTGGCCGGCCTCGGCATCCCGGCCGGCGGCTCGGGCAGCGGCGGCACCCTGCCGAACGTGCACACCCTGCCCGCCCCGATCCGCACGGTGGTCGAGTCCGCGTACGGGCACGGCGCCGGGGACATCTTCCTGGCCGCCGCCCCGTTCGGGCTGATCGCCCTGATCGCGGTCTGCTTCATCCGGGAGGTGCCGCTGCGCCGGCACAACGACGACCCGCTGACCGCCGAGGTCGAGCGCGAGTCCACCGTCGCCGCCGGCGGCGGGGCCGCCGTGGTCCGGACCGGCATCCGGGACTGA
- a CDS encoding aminoglycoside phosphotransferase family protein has protein sequence MTTDDRAYAGWRDHSHPSPRLGRPYVTSQEIPLHGGNVSTVVRVGDTVRRNAGPWTPSVHALLRHLEYVGFTGAPRALGMDERNREVLSYLEGECGEYPLARHWVTDEALVTVATMLRMFHDAQYGFTPPPGAVWRSFGPPPPDTEVICHHDAAPHNVIWRPDGTLGLIDFDLASPGARIYDVAYAAWTWVPIFSDRDSITLGWKHPDRPRRLRLFADAYGLIPRDRHRLIRTIRKRIVDHVEGIRRMAAAGEPAFVRIVHKGHLRRPMRDLRLLDYERHALEYALR, from the coding sequence GTGACGACCGACGATCGCGCCTATGCCGGGTGGCGCGACCACAGCCACCCGTCGCCGCGCCTCGGGAGACCGTACGTGACTTCGCAGGAGATCCCGCTGCACGGCGGGAACGTGAGCACCGTGGTCCGGGTGGGCGACACGGTCCGGCGCAACGCCGGCCCGTGGACCCCCTCGGTGCACGCCCTGCTGCGCCACCTGGAGTACGTCGGGTTCACGGGCGCGCCCCGCGCCCTCGGCATGGACGAGCGCAACCGGGAGGTCCTGTCGTACCTGGAGGGGGAGTGCGGGGAGTACCCGCTCGCCCGGCACTGGGTCACCGACGAGGCGCTGGTCACCGTCGCCACCATGCTGCGGATGTTCCATGACGCCCAGTACGGCTTCACCCCGCCGCCGGGGGCGGTCTGGCGCTCGTTCGGCCCGCCCCCGCCGGACACCGAGGTGATCTGCCACCACGACGCCGCCCCGCACAACGTGATCTGGCGGCCCGACGGCACCCTCGGGCTGATCGACTTCGACCTGGCCTCGCCCGGCGCGCGGATCTACGACGTGGCGTACGCGGCCTGGACCTGGGTACCGATCTTCTCCGACCGGGACTCGATCACCCTGGGCTGGAAGCACCCCGACCGGCCACGCCGGCTGCGCCTCTTCGCCGACGCGTACGGGCTGATCCCGCGGGACCGGCACCGGCTGATCCGGACGATCCGCAAGCGGATCGTCGACCACGTCGAGGGGATCCGCCGGATGGCGGCGGCCGGGGAGCCGGCGTTCGTCCGGATCGTGCACAAGGGGCACCTCCGCCGCCCGATGCGGGACCTGCGGCTGCTCGACTACGAGCGGCACGCCCTGGAGTACGCGCTGCGCTGA
- a CDS encoding alkaline phosphatase D family protein: MPSARLLIGPLLRRVVGTRATVWVETSAPAVVTVRTADGAAGTAPTFSAYDHHYAIVVVAGLTPESATTYEVLIDDEVAWPVPESGFPASVIRTRAADDRDQPVSLLFGSCRETTQHATARKLPPDALDAYARRLIADPDPAALPDLLVLLGDQVYADVTSPTVRTLLKRRRRRPKAAPATQVVSFDEYTKLYLESWRDPEIRWLLSTVPSVMIFDDHEVIDDWNTSAAWRADMRQQPWWAERIRSGLASYWVYQHLGNLAPDEIATDPLYAKVAAAEDATGVLHEFGERVDTEADVAHDTERWRAVQYQWSYALDLGRTRLVMLDNRSSRVLESGNRAMLPPGEWSWFLDRAHGVYDHLVVGASLPWLLPPGIHHIEAWNERLADSRRPWVARVSEQLRRALDLEHWASFRRSFEALGELFARLGSGTPGHPGDRVGAGPAYAPPASISVLSGDVHHSYVARARFADPAVRTPVHQLTCSPIHNQVPAAVRPLMTLGWSRGPATATRALARSAGVRRPNVRWKKLAGPYFGNAVATLTHRGRSAQVVIEGTTSAGQLRTVAQRRLTDAA; encoded by the coding sequence ATGCCCAGCGCGCGCCTGCTGATCGGTCCGTTGCTGCGGCGGGTCGTCGGCACGCGGGCGACCGTCTGGGTCGAGACCAGCGCACCCGCCGTGGTCACCGTCCGCACGGCCGACGGCGCCGCCGGGACCGCGCCGACCTTCTCCGCGTACGACCACCACTACGCGATCGTCGTGGTGGCGGGGCTCACTCCGGAGAGCGCGACGACCTACGAGGTGCTGATCGACGACGAGGTCGCCTGGCCGGTGCCGGAGAGCGGCTTCCCGGCCAGCGTCATCCGGACCCGGGCCGCCGACGACCGGGACCAGCCGGTGAGCCTGCTCTTCGGCTCGTGCCGGGAGACCACCCAGCACGCCACGGCCCGCAAGCTGCCCCCGGACGCGCTCGACGCGTACGCCCGCCGGCTGATCGCCGACCCGGACCCGGCCGCCCTGCCGGACCTGCTGGTACTCCTCGGCGACCAGGTCTACGCCGACGTCACCTCGCCGACCGTGCGGACGCTGCTCAAGCGGCGCCGGCGGCGGCCGAAGGCCGCCCCGGCGACGCAGGTGGTCAGCTTCGACGAGTACACCAAGCTCTACCTGGAATCCTGGCGCGATCCGGAGATCCGCTGGCTGCTCTCCACCGTGCCGAGCGTGATGATCTTCGACGACCACGAGGTCATCGACGACTGGAACACCTCGGCCGCCTGGCGGGCGGACATGCGCCAGCAGCCGTGGTGGGCCGAGCGGATCCGCAGCGGGCTCGCCTCGTACTGGGTCTACCAGCACCTGGGCAACCTCGCCCCGGACGAGATCGCCACCGACCCGCTCTACGCCAAGGTGGCCGCCGCCGAGGACGCCACGGGCGTGCTGCACGAGTTCGGCGAGCGGGTCGACACCGAGGCCGACGTCGCCCACGACACCGAACGCTGGCGGGCCGTGCAGTACCAGTGGAGCTACGCGCTGGACCTGGGCCGTACCCGCCTGGTGATGCTGGACAACCGGTCCAGCCGGGTGCTGGAGTCGGGCAACCGGGCGATGCTGCCGCCGGGCGAGTGGTCGTGGTTCCTCGACCGGGCGCACGGCGTCTACGACCACCTGGTGGTCGGCGCCTCGCTGCCCTGGCTGCTGCCGCCGGGCATCCACCACATCGAGGCCTGGAACGAGCGGCTGGCCGACTCCCGCCGCCCCTGGGTGGCCCGGGTCTCCGAGCAGCTCCGCCGGGCCCTCGACCTGGAGCACTGGGCCTCGTTCCGCCGCTCCTTCGAGGCCCTCGGCGAGCTCTTCGCCCGGCTCGGCAGCGGCACGCCGGGGCACCCCGGCGACCGGGTCGGCGCCGGCCCGGCGTACGCGCCACCGGCCTCGATCAGCGTGCTCTCCGGTGACGTGCACCACTCGTACGTGGCCCGGGCCCGGTTCGCCGACCCGGCCGTTCGCACCCCGGTGCACCAGCTCACCTGCTCCCCCATCCACAACCAGGTGCCGGCCGCGGTGCGCCCGCTGATGACGCTGGGCTGGTCGCGCGGCCCGGCGACGGCCACCCGCGCCCTGGCCCGCTCGGCCGGGGTCCGCCGCCCGAACGTGCGGTGGAAGAAGCTGGCGGGCCCGTACTTCGGCAACGCGGTGGCCACGCTGACCCACCGGGGTCGCTCGGCCCAGGTGGTGATCGAGGGCACCACCAGCGCCGGTCAGCTCCGGACCGTGGCGCAACGCCGGCTCACCGACGCCGCCTGA
- a CDS encoding DinB family protein, whose amino-acid sequence MTWRAPEITRTTEPHVADERAMLEGWLDYHRQTLLMKCAGLTAEQLKTPSVEPSGLTLLGLVRHMSEVERWWFRIRAAGQQLGDLYNTEASPDGDLDDIADADAEADFATFAAEVEAARKAAADLSLDRTFLRLRRDGSADEMNVRWVYVHMIEEYARHNGHADLIRERIDGVTGD is encoded by the coding sequence ATGACCTGGAGAGCGCCGGAGATCACCCGGACCACCGAACCGCACGTCGCCGACGAGCGGGCCATGCTGGAAGGCTGGCTCGACTACCACCGGCAGACCCTGCTGATGAAGTGCGCCGGCCTGACCGCCGAACAGTTGAAGACCCCCAGCGTGGAGCCGTCGGGGCTGACCCTGCTCGGCCTGGTCCGGCACATGTCCGAGGTCGAGCGCTGGTGGTTCCGCATCCGGGCCGCCGGCCAGCAGCTCGGCGACCTCTACAACACCGAGGCCAGCCCGGACGGTGACCTGGACGACATCGCCGACGCCGACGCGGAGGCCGACTTCGCCACCTTCGCCGCGGAGGTCGAGGCCGCCCGAAAGGCCGCCGCCGACCTGTCGCTGGACCGGACCTTCCTGCGCCTTCGCCGCGACGGCAGCGCCGACGAGATGAACGTCCGCTGGGTCTACGTGCACATGATCGAGGAGTACGCCCGGCACAACGGCCACGCCGACCTGATCCGCGAACGCATCGACGGCGTCACCGGCGACTGA
- a CDS encoding P-II family nitrogen regulator, whose amino-acid sequence MKLVTAVIKPYQLDAVKEALHALGVAGLTVSEVQGYGRQKGHTEVYRGAEYTVEFLPKIRVEVLTDEMDVEKIVDAIVAAARTGKIGDGKVWVTGVEEVVRVRTGERGLDAL is encoded by the coding sequence ATGAAGCTGGTGACCGCGGTCATCAAGCCGTACCAGCTGGACGCGGTGAAGGAGGCCCTGCACGCCCTCGGCGTGGCCGGGCTGACCGTCAGCGAGGTCCAGGGCTACGGCCGGCAGAAGGGGCACACCGAGGTCTACCGGGGTGCCGAGTACACGGTCGAGTTCCTGCCCAAGATCCGGGTCGAGGTGCTCACCGACGAGATGGACGTCGAGAAGATCGTCGACGCCATCGTGGCGGCGGCCCGGACCGGCAAGATCGGCGACGGGAAGGTCTGGGTGACCGGCGTCGAGGAGGTCGTCCGCGTCCGCACCGGCGAACGCGGCCTGGACGCCCTGTAG
- the ftsY gene encoding signal recognition particle-docking protein FtsY: protein MKEYLLVALALLGVLILGGLSLVVPRLRRRPEPPLPETEVDTRAEEDLAGPPVEAAESDLSTGVLVEPPPVIEAPAPAIEVPEPTAGRLVRLRSRLSRSQNVFGKGLLGLLSREHLDEDAWEEIEDSLITADVGIDATREIVDRLRERTRVLGTRSAGELHALLAAELVNALDPTLDRSLKTAPKVGMPAVVLVVGVNGAGKTTTCGKIARVLIADGRTVLLGAADTFRAAAADQLETWGGRVGAETVRGPEAADPASVAFDAVKRGIDTGVDTVLVDTAGRLQNKIGLMDELGKVKRVVEKHGPIDETLLILDATTGQNGLEQARVFTEVVNVTGVVLTKLDGTAKGGIVIAVQRKLGIPVKLVGLGEGPDDLAPFDPAQFVDALLGTEPLARDA, encoded by the coding sequence ATGAAGGAATACCTCCTCGTCGCACTCGCCCTGCTCGGCGTGCTGATCCTCGGCGGCCTCAGCCTCGTGGTGCCCCGGCTGCGCCGGCGTCCCGAGCCGCCGCTGCCGGAGACGGAGGTCGACACCCGGGCCGAGGAGGACCTGGCCGGTCCGCCGGTCGAAGCGGCGGAGTCCGACCTCTCCACCGGCGTCCTGGTCGAACCGCCACCGGTGATCGAGGCGCCCGCGCCCGCCATCGAGGTCCCCGAGCCCACCGCCGGCCGGCTGGTCCGGCTGCGCTCCCGGCTGTCCCGCTCGCAGAACGTCTTCGGCAAGGGCCTGCTCGGCCTGCTCAGCCGGGAGCACCTGGACGAGGACGCCTGGGAGGAGATCGAGGACAGCCTGATCACCGCCGACGTCGGCATCGACGCCACCCGGGAGATCGTCGACCGGCTCCGCGAGCGGACCCGGGTGCTCGGCACCCGCTCCGCCGGTGAGCTGCACGCCCTGCTCGCCGCCGAGCTGGTCAACGCCCTCGACCCGACCCTCGACCGGTCGCTGAAGACCGCCCCCAAGGTGGGGATGCCCGCCGTGGTGCTGGTCGTCGGCGTCAACGGCGCCGGCAAGACCACCACCTGCGGCAAGATCGCCCGGGTGCTGATCGCCGACGGACGGACCGTGCTGCTCGGCGCCGCCGACACCTTCCGGGCCGCCGCCGCCGACCAGCTGGAGACCTGGGGCGGCCGGGTCGGCGCCGAGACCGTCCGCGGGCCCGAGGCCGCCGACCCGGCCAGCGTCGCCTTCGACGCGGTCAAGCGCGGCATCGACACCGGCGTGGACACCGTCCTCGTCGACACCGCCGGCCGCCTGCAGAACAAGATCGGCCTGATGGACGAGCTGGGCAAGGTCAAGCGGGTGGTGGAGAAGCACGGCCCTATCGACGAGACCCTGCTGATCCTCGACGCCACCACCGGCCAGAACGGCCTGGAGCAGGCCCGGGTCTTCACCGAGGTGGTCAACGTGACCGGCGTGGTGCTGACCAAGCTCGACGGGACCGCCAAGGGCGGCATCGTGATCGCCGTGCAGCGCAAGCTGGGCATCCCGGTCAAGCTGGTCGGCCTCGGCGAAGGCCCCGACGACCTGGCGCCGTTCGACCCGGCGCAGTTCGTCGACGCGCTGCTCGGGACCGAGCCGCTCGCCCGGGACGCGTAA
- a CDS encoding universal stress protein — translation MSTPVDREEYGPEARPLPFERGTDGPRVVLVGVDGTRTSLRAAAYAAGLARRQGAGLVVVFVSSPAAYTGLISGVVAGAVQQTHDELAAELREQFRRGADELGLPVTFLCRRGDAYAELCKAADEYRADLVVVGSSEQAGHRLVGSVATRLVRTGRWPVVVVP, via the coding sequence ATGAGCACCCCGGTCGATCGTGAGGAGTACGGCCCGGAGGCCCGTCCACTGCCGTTCGAACGCGGCACCGACGGGCCCCGGGTGGTCCTGGTCGGCGTCGACGGCACCCGGACCTCGCTGCGTGCCGCCGCGTACGCGGCGGGGCTGGCCCGCCGGCAGGGCGCCGGCCTGGTGGTGGTCTTCGTCAGCTCCCCCGCCGCCTACACCGGACTGATCTCCGGGGTGGTCGCGGGGGCGGTGCAGCAGACCCACGACGAGCTCGCCGCCGAGCTGCGGGAGCAGTTCCGGCGCGGGGCCGACGAGCTGGGCCTGCCGGTCACCTTTCTCTGCCGGCGCGGGGACGCGTACGCCGAACTCTGCAAGGCGGCCGACGAGTACCGCGCGGACCTGGTCGTGGTCGGGTCGTCCGAGCAGGCCGGGCACCGCCTGGTCGGCTCGGTCGCCACCCGGCTGGTCCGCACCGGCCGCTGGCCGGTCGTCGTGGTGCCCTGA
- a CDS encoding MarR family winged helix-turn-helix transcriptional regulator — MNEHLPETLRAVEDELAALLRRGRALSWEIAREVHPNLEPNAYGLLLWLRRCGSIRLTDLAVRLGIGKGTLSRQIHGLEGLGLVRRDPDPDDRRAAQLSLTEEGTRRFDAARAARLGQMRRTMESWPRRDVEEFARLLHRFNETF, encoded by the coding sequence GTGAACGAGCACCTGCCGGAGACGCTGCGCGCGGTGGAGGACGAGCTGGCCGCGTTGCTGCGCCGCGGGCGGGCGCTGTCCTGGGAGATCGCCCGGGAGGTGCATCCCAACCTGGAGCCGAACGCGTACGGGCTGCTGCTCTGGCTGCGGCGCTGCGGCTCGATCCGGCTGACCGACCTGGCCGTCCGGCTCGGCATCGGCAAGGGGACGCTCAGCCGGCAGATCCACGGCCTGGAGGGGCTCGGCCTGGTGCGTCGCGACCCGGATCCGGACGACCGGCGGGCCGCCCAGCTCAGCCTCACCGAGGAGGGCACCCGCCGGTTCGACGCGGCCCGGGCGGCCCGGCTGGGGCAGATGCGGCGCACGATGGAGAGCTGGCCGAGGCGGGACGTCGAGGAGTTCGCCCGGCTGCTGCACCGGTTCAACGAGACCTTCTGA
- a CDS encoding ammonium transporter: protein MLPGLSRGRTSTPRGGSVEINTGNTAWLLLSSALVLLMTPGLALFYGGLNRSKGVLNMMMMSFSAIGLISVLWVIYGFTLAFGTNDSAGANNVIGSFTQYFGTQTNFIGEEWLFLGAGTGIPTYVFMVFQMMFAVITVALISGAVSDRLKFSGWLLFAFAWFTLVYVPVAHWVWGGGFIGSKIKALDFAGGTAVHINAGAAGLGLVLILGKRIGWPKESFKPHNVPLVALGAGLLWFGWFGFNAGSELTVDGTTAVAFVNTQVATAAGLLGWAIVEWLRNGRPTLVGASSGAVAGLVAITPACGFIAPLPAVLLGLVAGAVCAVAVGLKYRLGFDDSLDVVGVHFVAGWIGSLSIGLFATLQVNSAIEGLGASEGLFYGGGVTQLGRQALASGIVSVYSFGVAALIALVIKKTIGLRSDAEDEVAGIDVAEHAESAYDLSPTTGSSAGGAFAMAGIGATKPAPESAGPADEPAEPVSEKVAG, encoded by the coding sequence ATGCTGCCAGGTCTCAGCCGGGGGAGGACTTCCACACCGAGAGGAGGCAGCGTGGAGATCAACACCGGCAACACCGCCTGGTTGCTCTTGTCGTCTGCGCTCGTGCTGCTCATGACGCCCGGTCTGGCCCTGTTCTACGGCGGCCTCAACCGGTCCAAGGGCGTACTCAACATGATGATGATGAGCTTCTCCGCGATCGGGCTCATCTCCGTACTTTGGGTCATCTACGGCTTCACCCTGGCGTTCGGCACCAACGACAGCGCCGGGGCCAACAACGTGATCGGCAGCTTCACCCAGTACTTCGGTACGCAGACGAACTTCATCGGCGAGGAGTGGCTCTTCCTCGGCGCGGGGACCGGCATCCCCACGTACGTCTTCATGGTCTTCCAGATGATGTTCGCCGTCATCACCGTGGCCCTGATCTCCGGCGCGGTCTCGGACCGGCTCAAGTTCTCCGGCTGGTTGCTCTTCGCCTTCGCCTGGTTCACGCTGGTCTACGTGCCGGTCGCGCACTGGGTCTGGGGCGGGGGCTTCATCGGCTCCAAGATCAAGGCGCTGGACTTCGCCGGTGGCACCGCGGTCCACATCAACGCCGGCGCCGCCGGTCTCGGCCTGGTGCTCATCCTCGGCAAGCGCATCGGCTGGCCGAAGGAGAGCTTCAAGCCGCACAACGTGCCGCTGGTCGCCCTCGGCGCCGGCCTGCTCTGGTTCGGCTGGTTCGGCTTCAACGCCGGCTCCGAGCTGACAGTCGACGGCACCACCGCGGTGGCCTTCGTCAACACCCAGGTCGCCACCGCCGCCGGCCTGCTCGGCTGGGCGATCGTGGAGTGGCTGCGCAACGGCAGGCCGACCCTGGTCGGCGCCTCCTCCGGCGCCGTCGCCGGCCTGGTCGCCATCACCCCCGCCTGCGGCTTCATCGCTCCGCTCCCGGCGGTGCTGCTCGGCCTCGTCGCCGGCGCGGTCTGCGCGGTCGCGGTCGGCCTGAAGTACCGGCTCGGCTTCGACGACTCGCTCGACGTGGTCGGCGTGCACTTCGTCGCCGGCTGGATCGGCTCCCTCTCCATCGGCCTCTTCGCCACCCTCCAGGTCAACTCGGCCATCGAGGGCCTGGGCGCCAGCGAGGGCCTGTTCTACGGTGGCGGGGTCACCCAGCTCGGTCGGCAGGCGCTGGCCAGCGGCATCGTCTCGGTCTACTCCTTCGGGGTGGCCGCGCTGATCGCCCTCGTCATCAAGAAGACGATCGGCCTGCGGTCCGACGCCGAGGACGAGGTCGCCGGCATCGACGTCGCCGAGCACGCGGAGAGCGCGTACGACCTCTCGCCCACCACGGGCAGCAGCGCGGGCGGCGCGTTCGCCATGGCCGGGATCGGCGCCACCAAGCCGGCCCCGGAGTCCGCCGGGCCGGCGGACGAGCCGGCCGAGCCGGTCAGCGAAAAGGTCGCCGGTTAA